The following proteins are encoded in a genomic region of Burkholderia gladioli:
- a CDS encoding glutathione-independent formaldehyde dehydrogenase, giving the protein MKALVYEGPRNVTVRNMPDARIEKPTDVLVKITTTNICGSDLHMYEGRTDMEAGRILGHENLGVVIEVGQGVERVKVGDRVCLPFNIGCGFCKNCERGLTGFCLTANPGMAGAAYGFAGMGPYSGGQAELLRVPFGDFNCLLLPPDAEEKENDYVMLSDIFPTGYHATMLAGVEPGDSVVIYGAGPVGLMAAMSARLRGAAKVMVVDTHADRLALAERLDAIPIDDSDGGAIDRVLELTGGEGADRGCECVGYQCSCHGREVPHATLNALIKAVRPTGGIGVVGVFVAEDPGSPDKLAQQGKLAFDFGPFWMKGQRIATGQANVKAYNRKLRDLIQAGRVQPSRIISHELPLEQAPEGYRKFDAREDGWTKVVLKPAA; this is encoded by the coding sequence ATGAAAGCACTTGTCTACGAAGGACCGAGGAACGTCACGGTCAGGAACATGCCGGACGCGAGGATCGAGAAACCGACCGACGTGCTGGTGAAGATCACCACCACCAATATCTGCGGATCGGACCTGCACATGTACGAGGGCCGCACCGACATGGAAGCCGGCCGCATCCTCGGCCACGAAAACCTCGGCGTGGTGATCGAGGTCGGCCAGGGCGTGGAGCGCGTCAAGGTGGGCGATCGCGTCTGCCTGCCCTTCAACATCGGCTGCGGCTTCTGCAAGAACTGCGAGCGCGGCCTGACCGGCTTCTGCCTGACCGCCAACCCCGGCATGGCCGGCGCGGCCTATGGCTTCGCCGGCATGGGCCCCTACAGCGGCGGCCAGGCCGAGCTGCTGCGCGTGCCCTTCGGCGACTTCAACTGCCTGCTGCTGCCGCCCGACGCCGAGGAAAAGGAGAACGACTACGTGATGCTGTCGGACATCTTCCCCACCGGCTATCACGCCACCATGCTGGCCGGCGTCGAACCCGGCGACAGCGTGGTGATCTACGGCGCGGGCCCGGTCGGCCTGATGGCGGCGATGTCGGCGCGCCTGCGCGGCGCCGCCAAGGTGATGGTGGTCGACACCCACGCCGACCGGCTCGCGCTGGCCGAGCGGCTCGACGCGATCCCGATCGACGACAGCGACGGCGGCGCGATCGATCGCGTGCTGGAGCTGACCGGCGGCGAAGGCGCCGATCGCGGCTGCGAATGCGTCGGCTACCAGTGCAGTTGCCACGGCCGCGAGGTGCCGCATGCCACGCTCAATGCGTTGATCAAGGCGGTGCGACCCACCGGCGGGATCGGCGTGGTGGGCGTGTTCGTGGCCGAGGATCCGGGCTCGCCGGACAAGCTGGCCCAGCAGGGCAAGCTGGCCTTCGACTTCGGCCCGTTCTGGATGAAGGGCCAGCGCATCGCCACCGGGCAGGCCAACGTCAAGGCCTACAACCGCAAGCTGCGCGACCTGATCCAGGCCGGCCGCGTGCAGCCCTCGCGAATCATCTCGCACGAGCTGCCACTGGAGCAGGCGCCGGAAGGCTATCGGAAGTTCGACGCGCGCGAGGACGGCTGGACCAAGGTGGTGCTCAAGCCGGCAGCCTAG
- a CDS encoding uracil-DNA glycosylase family protein: MELTDAIPAPAREDAASRADAPPAAPGTCRRCPLWADATQAVDGRGPAPAALMLVGDQPSDHDDRHGAPFSGTSGRILERALRELSLARDKVYLTHAVKHFKWEARGRQRLHRPPAPDEVAACRYWLDHEIEAVKPRVIVTLGTLAWRTLLDDPLASLPVTALTVRLPGGSWIVAAPHPALVMRTRDADSRERVYGRLVDALRIAKRLVEADEDSR; the protein is encoded by the coding sequence ATGGAACTGACCGATGCGATCCCCGCACCCGCGCGTGAGGATGCCGCCTCCCGCGCCGACGCGCCGCCAGCCGCGCCCGGCACCTGCCGGCGCTGCCCGCTGTGGGCCGATGCGACCCAGGCGGTGGACGGCCGGGGCCCGGCACCGGCCGCGCTGATGCTGGTCGGCGACCAGCCCAGCGACCACGACGACCGGCACGGCGCCCCATTCAGCGGCACCTCGGGCCGCATCCTCGAGCGCGCGCTGCGCGAGCTCTCGCTGGCGCGCGACAAGGTCTATCTCACCCACGCGGTCAAGCATTTCAAGTGGGAAGCGCGCGGCAGGCAGCGCCTGCATCGCCCGCCCGCGCCCGACGAAGTCGCGGCCTGCCGCTACTGGCTCGACCACGAGATCGAGGCGGTCAAACCACGCGTGATCGTGACGCTCGGCACGCTGGCCTGGCGCACCCTGCTCGACGACCCGCTCGCCAGCCTGCCGGTCACGGCGCTGACGGTCCGGCTGCCGGGCGGCTCGTGGATCGTCGCGGCCCCGCATCCGGCGCTGGTAATGCGCACCCGCGACGCGGATTCGCGCGAACGCGTCTACGGCCGGCTGGTCGATGCGCTGCGCATCGCGAAACGGTTGGTCGAGGCCGACGAGGACTCGCGCTGA
- a CDS encoding BON domain-containing protein, translating into MTFRLHFAAHHAGLDWRRLGALPITEGPAAGGAGPSLMTAASGADDEPGASRDDPHNPAVPREGRDDDAGIDRAVREAIAPVLDAGAGRVSIAVRQAHVTLEGKVPTDALREAIGHAAAQCPAVASVDNRIAVEPIGGASVVLTPERRTVTHSDALGSTPAPGKRERGRG; encoded by the coding sequence ATGACATTCCGACTTCATTTCGCCGCGCATCATGCGGGCTTGGACTGGCGCCGCCTCGGCGCGCTGCCGATCACCGAGGGACCCGCCGCAGGCGGGGCGGGGCCGAGCCTGATGACGGCCGCCTCCGGCGCGGACGACGAGCCCGGCGCGTCGCGCGACGATCCGCACAATCCGGCGGTCCCGCGCGAGGGCCGCGACGACGATGCCGGGATCGACCGCGCCGTGCGCGAGGCGATCGCCCCGGTTCTGGATGCCGGCGCGGGCCGCGTCTCGATCGCCGTGCGCCAGGCGCATGTCACGCTGGAAGGCAAGGTGCCGACCGACGCGCTGCGCGAGGCGATCGGCCATGCCGCCGCGCAATGCCCCGCGGTGGCGAGCGTGGACAACCGGATCGCGGTCGAACCGATCGGCGGCGCCTCGGTGGTGTTGACGCCCGAGCGCCGCACCGTCACCCACTCGGACGCGCTCGGCTCGACGCCCGCGCCGGGCAAGCGGGAGCGCGGGCGGGGCTGA
- a CDS encoding catalase family protein, with product MNVPQLRIQPLPFDPMFERIPDDEADTARQLLAALEDIQATTSRDYAHAVRSVHAKSHGLLEGELTVDGELPPALAHGVFARRGSYPVTLRLSTNPGDVLDDAVSTPRGLALKIAEVDGERLPGSEAHTTQDFVMVNAPAFAAATPKAFVRSLAMLSKTTDRAPGGKKALSAVMRGAERAFEALGGESAMLRNLGGHPATHILGERFYTCAPCLHGPYFAKLAVVPVSPELLALRDAPIDLKGRPNALREEVEAFFAVHGGEWELRVQLATDIEKMPIEDASVVWPEDLSPYLRVATLRVAPQPAWSDARSAAIDDGMVFSPWHGLAAHRPLGGVMRVRRSLYEASAAYRSRFNGCPVHA from the coding sequence ATGAACGTGCCCCAGTTGCGCATCCAGCCCCTGCCATTCGACCCGATGTTCGAGCGGATCCCCGACGACGAGGCCGACACCGCCCGGCAACTGCTTGCCGCCCTCGAGGACATCCAGGCCACCACCTCGCGCGACTACGCGCATGCGGTGCGCAGCGTGCATGCCAAGAGCCACGGCCTGCTGGAAGGCGAACTGACGGTGGACGGCGAGCTTCCGCCGGCGCTGGCGCATGGCGTGTTCGCGCGTCGCGGCAGCTATCCCGTGACGCTGCGCCTGTCGACCAACCCCGGCGACGTGCTGGACGACGCGGTATCGACGCCGCGCGGCCTGGCGCTGAAGATCGCCGAGGTCGACGGCGAACGCCTGCCGGGCAGCGAGGCACATACCACGCAGGACTTCGTGATGGTCAACGCCCCGGCGTTCGCGGCGGCGACACCGAAGGCCTTCGTGCGCAGCCTGGCGATGCTGTCGAAGACCACCGATCGCGCGCCCGGCGGCAAGAAGGCGCTGTCGGCCGTGATGCGCGGCGCCGAACGCGCGTTCGAGGCGCTCGGCGGCGAAAGCGCGATGCTGAGGAATCTCGGCGGCCATCCGGCCACGCACATCCTCGGCGAGCGCTTCTACACCTGCGCGCCCTGCCTGCACGGGCCGTATTTCGCCAAGCTCGCCGTGGTGCCGGTGTCGCCGGAACTGCTGGCCTTGCGGGACGCGCCGATCGACCTGAAAGGCCGGCCGAACGCCTTGCGCGAGGAGGTCGAGGCCTTCTTCGCCGTGCACGGCGGCGAATGGGAGCTGCGCGTGCAGTTGGCCACCGACATCGAGAAGATGCCGATCGAGGACGCCTCGGTGGTCTGGCCGGAAGACCTGAGCCCGTATCTGCGCGTCGCGACGCTCCGCGTGGCGCCGCAACCGGCCTGGAGCGACGCGCGCTCGGCGGCGATCGACGACGGCATGGTGTTCAGCCCCTGGCACGGGCTGGCCGCGCATCGTCCGCTAGGCGGCGTGATGCGCGTGCGCCGCAGCCTCTACGAAGCGTCCGCCGCATATCGCAGCCGCTTCAACGGCTGCCCGGTACACGCTTGA
- a CDS encoding SDR family oxidoreductase, which produces MTDHTDQTTMRDPLTQYPRPDFEKQPQPAPGLAREMRPKPDHGEQSYRGSGRLKGRRALITGADSGIGRAVAIAFAREGADLALNYLPSEEADAREVVELVEAAGHKAIALPGDIGDEAFCQRLVDEAVANLGGLDILVNVAGKQVYVEKIADLPTEQLEATFRTNVFAMFWLCKAALPHLPPGATIINTTSIQSYQPSPGLLDYASTKAAITAFTHAFAKQVIDQGVRVNAVAPGPIWTPLQPSGGQPQEKVEVFGSEAPIKRPGQPAELAPVYVLLASQESSYVTGEVYGVTGGNHLP; this is translated from the coding sequence ATGACCGATCACACCGACCAGACCACCATGCGCGACCCGCTCACCCAGTACCCGCGTCCCGACTTCGAGAAGCAGCCGCAACCGGCGCCGGGCCTGGCCCGCGAGATGCGCCCGAAGCCCGACCACGGCGAGCAGAGCTATCGCGGCTCGGGCCGCCTGAAGGGCCGCCGCGCCCTGATCACCGGCGCCGACAGCGGCATCGGCCGGGCCGTGGCGATCGCCTTCGCGCGCGAGGGCGCGGACCTCGCCCTGAACTACCTGCCCAGCGAGGAGGCCGACGCGCGCGAGGTGGTGGAGCTGGTCGAGGCGGCCGGCCACAAGGCCATCGCGCTGCCCGGCGACATCGGCGACGAGGCCTTCTGCCAGCGGCTGGTCGACGAGGCCGTGGCCAACCTCGGCGGGCTCGACATCCTCGTCAACGTGGCCGGCAAGCAGGTCTATGTCGAGAAGATCGCCGACCTGCCCACCGAGCAACTCGAGGCCACCTTCCGCACCAACGTGTTCGCGATGTTCTGGCTCTGCAAGGCGGCCCTGCCGCACCTGCCGCCGGGCGCGACCATCATCAACACCACCTCGATCCAGAGCTACCAGCCCAGCCCCGGCCTGCTCGACTACGCGTCGACCAAGGCCGCCATCACTGCCTTCACGCACGCCTTCGCCAAGCAGGTGATCGACCAGGGCGTGCGCGTCAACGCGGTGGCGCCGGGGCCGATCTGGACCCCGCTGCAGCCCAGCGGCGGCCAGCCCCAGGAAAAGGTCGAGGTGTTCGGCTCGGAGGCGCCCATCAAGCGCCCTGGGCAGCCGGCCGAGCTCGCACCCGTCTACGTGCTGCTGGCCTCGCAGGAATCGAGCTACGTGACGGGCGAGGTGTATGGCGTGACCGGCGGCAATCATCTGCCCTGA
- a CDS encoding acyl-CoA dehydrogenase family protein — translation MTPSPQTQPRSDPPRQPAPRRPAVARAPAQAAPRDRVPDLAELDALLAGMPAPLDDAALASAAHRLAADWPSLPRPGAGDTLARWRFLAGVAAHDLPLVKLYEAHADAEAILAELDAQPARNEPEPEPGPGLLAVWAARMPGQELRVTHREGEGTAVRLTGTKAWCSGATCVDTALLTCLDEAGHDRLAAVPMRQPGVTVSTRGWEALGMRATQSVEVDFADASARLVGPPGGYLRRPGFWHGGAGIAACWYGAAAALAARLREAAARREDPHLQAHLGAADVALSAARALLREAAQTIDANPRADAMTLALRTRGAVEQAAEAVLRAALRGLGAGPLCRDRWFARMVADLPVFMRQSHAERDLAALGAALAQAREDWRL, via the coding sequence ATGACGCCAAGCCCGCAAACCCAGCCGCGCAGCGATCCGCCGCGGCAACCGGCGCCGCGCCGACCGGCCGTCGCGCGTGCCCCGGCGCAAGCCGCCCCGCGCGATCGCGTGCCGGACCTCGCCGAGCTCGATGCGCTGCTGGCCGGCATGCCCGCCCCGCTCGACGACGCCGCGCTCGCCTCGGCGGCGCATCGCCTGGCCGCCGACTGGCCGTCGCTGCCGCGGCCCGGCGCGGGCGACACGTTGGCACGCTGGCGCTTCCTGGCCGGCGTCGCCGCCCACGACCTGCCGCTGGTGAAGCTCTACGAGGCCCATGCCGATGCCGAGGCGATCCTGGCCGAACTCGACGCGCAGCCGGCCCGGAATGAGCCCGAACCCGAGCCCGGGCCCGGGCTGCTGGCCGTGTGGGCGGCGCGCATGCCGGGCCAGGAACTACGCGTCACGCATCGCGAGGGGGAAGGCACGGCGGTGCGCCTCACCGGCACCAAGGCCTGGTGCTCGGGCGCCACCTGCGTCGACACCGCCCTGCTCACCTGCCTCGACGAAGCCGGCCACGACCGCCTCGCCGCCGTGCCGATGCGGCAGCCCGGCGTGACGGTCAGCACGCGCGGCTGGGAGGCGCTGGGCATGCGCGCCACGCAGAGCGTCGAGGTCGATTTCGCCGACGCGTCCGCCAGGCTGGTCGGGCCGCCCGGCGGCTACCTGAGGCGCCCCGGCTTCTGGCATGGCGGCGCCGGCATCGCCGCCTGCTGGTACGGCGCGGCGGCCGCGCTGGCCGCGCGCCTGCGCGAGGCGGCGGCGCGGCGCGAGGACCCGCATCTGCAGGCCCATCTCGGCGCCGCCGACGTGGCGCTGAGCGCCGCGCGCGCCCTGCTGCGCGAGGCGGCGCAAACGATCGACGCGAACCCGCGCGCCGATGCGATGACGCTCGCGCTGCGCACGCGCGGCGCCGTCGAGCAGGCCGCCGAGGCGGTGCTGCGCGCCGCGCTGCGTGGACTCGGCGCGGGCCCTCTGTGCCGCGACCGCTGGTTCGCGCGGATGGTGGCCGACCTGCCCGTGTTCATGCGCCAGAGCCATGCCGAGCGCGACCTGGCCGCGCTTGGCGCGGCGCTGGCCCAGGCGCGGGAGGACTGGCGCCTATGA
- a CDS encoding SAM-dependent methyltransferase, with amino-acid sequence MRPMRAQRSEAVPAGHERRARQAEFDAKFAAQDDPWRYRSSWYEARKRALLLAALPRQRYRRAFEPGCANGELSAELAPRCETLLSADFAPRAVALAQRRLAPFAQARVETRAMPDDWPETRFDLIVISEFGYYLDEPACAALASLACASLDGDGTLVCCHWRHGAEDMRIGGGAVHARFAQAARRAALEVVAHVDDADFLLDVWSAEPASLARREQRRGDAADR; translated from the coding sequence ATGAGGCCTATGAGGGCGCAACGCAGCGAAGCCGTCCCGGCCGGGCACGAGCGCCGCGCGCGGCAAGCCGAATTCGACGCGAAGTTCGCCGCACAGGACGATCCCTGGCGCTATCGCAGCAGTTGGTACGAGGCGCGCAAGCGGGCCCTGCTGCTGGCCGCGCTGCCGCGCCAACGCTATCGCCGCGCCTTCGAGCCCGGCTGCGCCAACGGCGAGCTGTCGGCCGAACTCGCGCCGCGCTGCGAGACGCTGCTGTCGGCCGATTTCGCGCCGCGCGCGGTGGCGCTCGCGCAGCGCCGGCTCGCGCCCTTCGCGCAGGCCCGCGTGGAAACGCGCGCGATGCCGGACGACTGGCCCGAGACGCGCTTCGACCTGATCGTGATCAGCGAATTCGGCTACTACCTCGACGAGCCGGCTTGCGCGGCGCTGGCGAGCCTGGCCTGCGCCTCGCTGGACGGCGACGGCACGTTGGTTTGCTGCCACTGGCGGCATGGCGCCGAGGACATGCGCATCGGCGGCGGCGCGGTGCACGCACGCTTCGCGCAGGCCGCGCGTCGTGCCGCGCTGGAGGTGGTGGCGCATGTCGACGATGCCGATTTCCTGCTCGACGTGTGGAGCGCGGAGCCGGCCAGCCTGGCGCGGCGCGAGCAGCGCCGTGGCGATGCCGCGGATCGCTAG
- a CDS encoding PIG-L deacetylase family protein gives MRRPIQEASGQRGAPSPVEACRRGEASAQAATLPDMTRDERAPLFVVSPHLDDAVFGCAALLAARPGAVVCTVFAGTPAAPQRQPWDQAAGFADSTAAMDERRREDERALAWCAARGVCLDFLDAQYGASPEVPALAEALATQLARHAGAAPLLPLGLRHPDHRRVAAAWLALLRAGRVGACLVYEEAIHRAAPDETRRRLAELERAGLEITPLGVDWCPDREARRARGIKRRAVAAYASQLRAFGGAPLADLERPERYWRMEWRGATGCTT, from the coding sequence ATGAGGCGGCCGATCCAGGAGGCCAGCGGCCAGCGTGGTGCTCCATCGCCCGTCGAGGCGTGTCGGCGAGGCGAGGCGAGCGCCCAAGCCGCCACGCTGCCCGACATGACGCGCGACGAGCGCGCGCCGCTGTTCGTGGTCTCGCCGCACCTGGACGACGCCGTGTTCGGCTGCGCCGCCTTGCTGGCGGCGCGGCCCGGCGCGGTGGTCTGCACCGTGTTCGCCGGCACGCCCGCGGCGCCGCAGCGGCAGCCCTGGGACCAGGCGGCCGGCTTCGCCGATTCCACCGCCGCGATGGACGAACGGCGCCGCGAGGACGAGCGCGCGCTGGCCTGGTGCGCGGCGCGCGGCGTCTGCCTGGATTTCCTCGACGCGCAATACGGCGCCTCGCCCGAGGTGCCGGCCCTGGCCGAGGCGCTGGCCACGCAACTGGCGCGGCATGCCGGCGCCGCGCCGCTGCTGCCGCTCGGCCTGCGCCATCCCGATCATCGGCGCGTCGCGGCGGCCTGGCTCGCGTTGCTGCGCGCGGGACGGGTCGGCGCCTGCCTGGTCTACGAGGAGGCGATCCATCGCGCCGCACCCGACGAAACGCGGCGGCGCCTGGCCGAGCTGGAGCGCGCCGGCCTGGAGATCACGCCGCTCGGCGTCGATTGGTGCCCCGATCGCGAGGCGAGGCGCGCGCGCGGCATCAAGCGGCGCGCGGTGGCGGCCTATGCGAGCCAGTTGCGCGCGTTCGGCGGGGCGCCGCTGGCCGATCTCGAGCGGCCCGAGCGCTACTGGCGCATGGAATGGCGCGGCGCGACGGGCTGCACGACTTGA
- a CDS encoding glycosyltransferase: MIGIVIPAHNEARRLARCLAAAVAAARHPALAEEVVRIVVVLDSCSDASARIAARYPVEVLGVEARKVGVARATGAAHLLRLGARWLAFTDADSRVAPDWLAVQLSLGADAVCGTVAVDDWRGHPACVREHWHRAYRDVDGHRHVHGANLGVSARAYRRAGGFPPLACGEDVMLVDLLAATGATIAWSAAPRVSTSARADPRVRGGFGDTLETWARVDGAAVASGLPRAPAVVDSGDAAPELR, from the coding sequence ATGATCGGTATCGTGATACCCGCGCACAACGAGGCAAGGCGGCTCGCGCGCTGCCTGGCGGCCGCCGTCGCGGCGGCGCGGCATCCCGCGCTGGCGGAGGAGGTGGTGCGCATCGTGGTGGTGCTCGACAGTTGCAGCGACGCCTCGGCGCGGATCGCGGCGCGGTACCCGGTCGAGGTGCTGGGCGTGGAGGCGCGCAAGGTGGGCGTGGCGCGCGCCACCGGCGCCGCGCATCTGCTGCGGCTCGGCGCGCGCTGGCTGGCCTTCACCGACGCGGACAGCCGCGTCGCGCCCGACTGGCTGGCCGTGCAGCTCTCGCTTGGCGCCGACGCCGTGTGCGGCACGGTGGCCGTGGACGACTGGCGCGGCCATCCCGCCTGCGTGCGCGAGCATTGGCACCGCGCCTATCGCGACGTGGACGGGCATCGTCACGTGCATGGCGCGAACCTTGGTGTGAGCGCGCGGGCATATCGGCGTGCCGGCGGTTTTCCGCCGCTGGCCTGCGGCGAGGACGTGATGCTGGTCGACCTGCTGGCGGCGACCGGTGCCACCATCGCCTGGAGCGCCGCGCCGCGCGTGAGCACCAGCGCGCGGGCCGACCCTCGCGTGCGCGGCGGTTTCGGCGACACGCTGGAAACCTGGGCGAGGGTGGACGGCGCGGCCGTCGCGTCGGGCCTGCCGCGCGCGCCGGCCGTGGTCGATTCCGGCGATGCCGCGCCGGAGCTGCGATGA
- a CDS encoding cation:proton antiporter → MLHETLWYLLVGGVLIAVGVLGSALHRLPCSTAMIYLAVGAALGPAGLGMMDLDLGRDAKLLRQITEVALLVSLFAIGLRLRVAALDRLWLLPVRLGFVAMIVTVPLLAAVAMPLLGLAWGPALLLAAMLAPTDPVLAHDVQVRNPGDVDLVRFALSGEGGLNDGISLPFVLAGLALCGHAGLIGGASPASLHYALEVVWGIGGALAIGAALGWLTLRGVTWLRTHHSQALGLEGFFALGLIVVAFGLAQLAHGFGFLSAFAAGVAMRRVEHRASGPNAPREVIGTIDSTDVGATAQDPQRAHAYMAESVLGFTIELERIAEVVVMTMIGSLLPGLLTARGWWPMLAVAAALMLLIRPLAVAVSLAGSPTSPTQRRLVGWFGIRGIGSFYYLLFALEYAPAAARPLAPVVLAIIALSVVAHGISATPLMNRYHRHAQAKD, encoded by the coding sequence ATGCTCCATGAAACCCTCTGGTATCTGCTGGTCGGCGGCGTGCTGATCGCGGTCGGCGTGCTGGGCTCGGCCCTGCATCGGCTGCCCTGCAGCACCGCGATGATCTATCTCGCGGTGGGCGCCGCGCTCGGGCCGGCCGGGCTCGGCATGATGGATCTCGATCTCGGGCGCGACGCCAAGCTGCTCAGGCAGATCACCGAGGTGGCCCTGCTGGTGTCGCTGTTCGCGATCGGCCTGCGCCTGCGGGTGGCCGCGCTGGACCGCCTCTGGCTGCTGCCGGTGCGGCTCGGCTTCGTCGCGATGATCGTCACGGTGCCGCTGCTGGCCGCCGTGGCCATGCCGCTGCTGGGCCTGGCCTGGGGCCCGGCGCTGCTGCTCGCGGCGATGCTCGCGCCCACCGACCCGGTGCTCGCCCACGACGTGCAGGTGCGCAACCCCGGCGACGTGGACCTGGTGCGCTTCGCGCTGTCCGGCGAAGGCGGCCTCAACGACGGCATCTCGTTGCCCTTCGTGCTGGCCGGCCTCGCGCTGTGCGGCCATGCCGGGCTGATCGGCGGCGCATCGCCCGCCTCGCTCCACTACGCGCTGGAGGTGGTCTGGGGCATCGGCGGCGCGCTGGCGATCGGCGCCGCGCTCGGCTGGCTCACCCTGCGCGGCGTCACCTGGTTGCGCACGCATCATTCGCAGGCGCTCGGCCTGGAAGGCTTCTTCGCGCTCGGGCTGATCGTGGTGGCCTTCGGCCTGGCCCAGCTCGCGCACGGCTTCGGCTTCCTGTCGGCCTTCGCCGCCGGCGTCGCGATGCGCCGCGTCGAGCATCGCGCGAGCGGCCCGAACGCGCCGCGCGAGGTGATCGGCACCATCGACTCCACCGACGTGGGCGCCACCGCCCAGGACCCGCAGCGCGCCCACGCCTACATGGCCGAATCGGTGCTCGGTTTCACCATCGAGCTGGAGCGCATCGCCGAGGTGGTGGTGATGACCATGATCGGCAGCCTGCTGCCGGGCCTGCTGACGGCCCGCGGCTGGTGGCCGATGCTGGCGGTGGCCGCCGCGCTGATGCTGCTGATCCGCCCGCTCGCGGTGGCCGTCTCGCTGGCCGGCTCGCCCACCAGCCCGACCCAGCGGCGGCTGGTGGGCTGGTTCGGGATCCGCGGCATCGGTTCGTTCTACTACCTGCTGTTCGCGCTGGAATACGCGCCGGCCGCGGCGCGGCCGCTCGCGCCCGTGGTGCTGGCGATCATCGCGCTGTCGGTGGTCGCGCACGGCATCTCGGCCACGCCACTGATGAACCGCTATCACCGCCACGCGCAGGCGAAAGACTGA
- a CDS encoding sigma-54-dependent transcriptional regulator, which yields MPHILVVDDDAEIRASMAAFAASRDLPCDTAGSLGQARERIAARLPSLVLCDLMLPDGSGLSLLDELPRERCEFVVATGNASLDTAIRAIRLGASDYLVKPFNMERVQRLLARVARQEQRADNLEALAAELRRSSRFGRMLGRSPAMLGVYDAIARVAGTSASVLLTGESGTGKELAAQTVHDLSPRHDQPFVAINCGALPANLIESEMFGHERGSFTGAERDHRGFFERADGGTLFLDEITEMPIELQVRLLRVLETRRVMRLGGTREVEVDVRIVAASNRDPLASIDEGTLRADLYHRINVFPIALPPLRERENDVVLLAEDFLAALNQQAGRALRFSEAARHEMRQRNWRGNVRELRNLVQRAAIFCEGELIDTLPLSIIDELAQAAQVPGESVSVPLAVPLDEMDRRLVAATLAHCAGVKAHAAEMLGISLKTLYSRLAADPAEGG from the coding sequence ATGCCCCACATCCTGGTGGTCGACGACGACGCGGAAATCCGCGCGTCCATGGCGGCCTTCGCCGCCTCGCGGGACCTGCCCTGCGATACCGCCGGCTCGCTCGGGCAAGCGCGCGAGCGGATCGCCGCGCGCTTGCCGAGCCTGGTGCTCTGCGACCTGATGCTGCCCGACGGCAGCGGCCTGTCGCTGCTCGACGAATTGCCCCGGGAGCGCTGCGAATTCGTGGTCGCCACCGGCAATGCCTCGCTCGACACAGCGATCCGCGCGATTCGCCTCGGCGCCAGCGACTACCTGGTGAAGCCGTTCAACATGGAGCGCGTGCAGCGCCTGCTCGCGCGCGTGGCGCGCCAGGAGCAACGCGCCGACAATCTCGAGGCGCTGGCCGCCGAACTGCGCCGCTCCTCGCGCTTCGGCCGCATGCTGGGCCGCTCGCCGGCGATGCTTGGCGTCTACGATGCGATCGCGCGCGTGGCCGGCACCTCCGCCTCGGTGCTGCTGACCGGAGAATCGGGCACCGGCAAGGAGCTCGCCGCGCAGACCGTGCACGACCTGAGCCCGCGCCACGACCAGCCCTTCGTGGCGATCAACTGCGGCGCGCTGCCGGCCAACCTGATCGAGAGCGAGATGTTCGGCCACGAGCGCGGCAGCTTCACCGGCGCCGAGCGCGATCATCGCGGCTTCTTCGAGCGCGCCGACGGCGGCACCCTGTTTCTCGACGAGATCACAGAGATGCCGATCGAGCTGCAGGTGCGCCTGCTGCGCGTGCTGGAGACGCGCCGCGTGATGCGCCTGGGCGGCACGCGCGAGGTGGAAGTGGACGTGCGCATCGTGGCGGCCAGCAATCGCGATCCGCTCGCCTCGATCGACGAGGGCACGCTGCGCGCGGACCTCTATCACCGCATCAACGTGTTCCCGATCGCGCTGCCGCCGCTGCGCGAACGCGAGAACGACGTGGTGCTGCTGGCCGAGGACTTCCTGGCGGCGCTCAACCAGCAGGCGGGCCGCGCCTTGCGGTTCTCGGAGGCGGCCAGACACGAGATGCGCCAGCGCAACTGGCGCGGCAATGTGCGAGAGCTGCGCAACCTGGTGCAGCGCGCGGCGATCTTCTGCGAGGGCGAGCTGATCGACACGCTGCCGCTGTCGATCATCGACGAACTGGCGCAGGCCGCGCAGGTGCCGGGCGAATCGGTCTCGGTGCCGCTGGCCGTGCCGCTCGACGAGATGGATCGCCGCCTGGTGGCGGCCACCCTGGCGCATTGCGCGGGCGTCAAGGCCCATGCCGCGGAGATGCTCGGCATCAGCCTCAAGACGCTCTATAGCCGGCTCGCCGCCGATCCGGCCGAGGGCGGCTAG